In Nitrosophilus alvini, the following are encoded in one genomic region:
- the mrdA gene encoding penicillin-binding protein 2, whose translation MRLKIIIFVLISIWTILLVRVYYLSIKSNSYYEILARQNVIKKEWLIPTRGEILDRNLKPLAINKIGFKIKIPPHLSSEKRIHLVEKKISILMKYFPYLNREKIIRKYKKKDSPYNHEYIEIIPFIPYEEMIFVYSKLNLVEGIKIEPSVKRYYPNGKTASHIIGYVSRTNRKEAENDKTARLTGIIGKAGIEKYYNSYLQGEPGYRKIKVTAFNKEIEEIERVPPKENQNLVLSIDLELQKYIETLFEGKAGVAIVMGVNGDILAAGSFPEYDINMFVSGISKDKWLKLIRDFNHPFTNKLVNGLYPPGSTIKMGVALSFLDSKKIGEYTPFYCTGAYELGGRKFRCWKQTGHGETRMKKAIRESCDDYFYKGSMKVGINKIAADMKRFGFGRKSGVDLPNEFIGIIPDKEWKSRRYGEPWYIGETLVASIGQGYDLVTPMQMARFTALLATGRLPKPHFAKKFVDKNFEPEFEKNALTPLEKRKLKFIQRAMYEVCNHPKGTATANITTKVKIAGKTGTAQVVGIPQDEKKRMKEEELKYFSRSHAWLTTYGPYKNPQYIVTVLVEHGGHGGSAAGPIVSKIYDKLVEMGYIKLK comes from the coding sequence ATGAGACTGAAGATAATAATTTTCGTACTTATTAGTATATGGACAATTCTTCTGGTCAGAGTATACTATCTAAGCATAAAATCTAACAGTTATTATGAAATTCTTGCCAGACAGAATGTTATAAAAAAAGAGTGGCTCATACCAACAAGAGGAGAGATTTTAGATAGAAACCTCAAACCTCTAGCTATAAATAAAATAGGCTTCAAAATCAAAATACCCCCTCATCTGAGTTCCGAAAAAAGAATACATCTAGTTGAAAAAAAGATTTCAATCCTGATGAAATATTTTCCGTATCTTAATCGTGAAAAAATTATCAGAAAATATAAGAAAAAAGATTCGCCGTACAATCATGAATATATTGAGATTATTCCATTTATTCCGTATGAAGAGATGATTTTTGTGTACTCAAAGTTAAATCTTGTAGAAGGCATCAAAATAGAGCCCTCTGTAAAGAGATATTATCCAAATGGCAAAACCGCTTCTCATATCATAGGATATGTATCCAGAACAAACAGAAAAGAGGCCGAAAATGATAAAACTGCCAGACTTACCGGGATAATAGGAAAAGCAGGTATAGAAAAGTATTATAACAGCTATCTTCAAGGGGAGCCTGGATACAGAAAGATAAAAGTTACTGCGTTCAACAAAGAGATTGAAGAGATAGAAAGAGTTCCTCCAAAAGAGAATCAAAATCTTGTTCTTTCTATAGACCTGGAACTACAAAAATATATAGAGACACTCTTTGAAGGCAAAGCCGGCGTTGCGATAGTTATGGGTGTAAACGGAGATATATTGGCAGCAGGAAGTTTTCCAGAGTATGATATCAATATGTTTGTTTCCGGAATTTCCAAAGATAAGTGGCTCAAGCTTATCAGAGATTTTAATCATCCTTTTACCAACAAGCTCGTAAACGGCCTTTATCCGCCAGGTTCTACGATTAAAATGGGCGTAGCACTCTCTTTTCTCGATTCAAAAAAAATAGGAGAGTATACACCCTTTTATTGTACAGGTGCCTATGAGCTTGGCGGCAGGAAATTCAGATGCTGGAAACAGACAGGACACGGTGAAACCAGAATGAAGAAAGCCATAAGAGAGAGTTGTGACGATTACTTTTATAAAGGAAGCATGAAAGTCGGTATCAATAAAATTGCTGCAGATATGAAAAGATTTGGATTTGGGCGCAAAAGCGGAGTAGATCTGCCGAATGAATTTATCGGAATCATTCCTGATAAAGAATGGAAAAGCAGAAGGTATGGAGAGCCTTGGTATATAGGAGAAACTCTGGTAGCTTCAATAGGGCAGGGGTATGATCTGGTTACGCCTATGCAGATGGCAAGATTTACTGCTCTTCTTGCAACAGGAAGGCTTCCGAAACCCCATTTTGCAAAAAAGTTTGTTGATAAAAATTTTGAGCCTGAATTTGAAAAAAATGCTTTAACTCCTTTGGAAAAAAGGAAACTTAAATTTATACAAAGAGCCATGTATGAAGTGTGTAACCATCCAAAAGGTACAGCTACGGCAAATATAACAACTAAAGTAAAAATTGCCGGTAAAACCGGTACTGCGCAGGTAGTAGGCATACCTCAGGATGAGAAAAAAAGAATGAAAGAAGAAGAACTCAAATATTTCAGCCGTTCTCATGCCTGGCTGACCACATACGGTCCGTACAAAAATCCCCAGTATATCGTAACCGTTCTTGTAGAGCACGGCGGGCACGGAGGAAGTGCAGCGGGACCTATAGTTTCAAAAATATACGATAAACTTGTTGAAATGGGATATATAAAACTCAAATAG
- a CDS encoding calcium/sodium antiporter, which yields MDFLIFIVSMAVLIKGADIVIKESERIALHFNISEFVIGATLVAVGTSLPELAASVAASYNHKSEMAVANVLGSVVLNIAMVLGFVFLIAKHINPKRDIFAKDSAWALFPVLIFVMMAFDGSIDRFEGFLFLIMMGGYLLFLSKDAKLLAEEIDESLAKEPFSWIKTSIFLLIGFVLVVKGADYAVESASNIARDFGVSEWIIGLLLIAFGTSLPELIVSIVAAINKKADMSIGNIIGSNAANFTVVLGSAAMVNPLTIDIQKYLFDITAALVLSVVLVFVTANRLYNKSAGITLLVFLALFIYNSIKTMML from the coding sequence TTGGATTTTCTTATATTTATCGTCTCTATGGCTGTTTTGATAAAAGGTGCAGATATTGTTATAAAAGAATCGGAAAGAATAGCTCTTCATTTTAATATATCCGAATTTGTCATTGGTGCCACTCTTGTCGCAGTAGGAACCAGTCTACCGGAACTTGCGGCAAGTGTCGCGGCAAGCTACAATCATAAAAGCGAAATGGCCGTAGCAAACGTACTTGGTAGCGTAGTTTTAAATATTGCAATGGTGCTAGGTTTTGTATTTTTGATCGCAAAACATATAAATCCAAAAAGAGATATTTTTGCAAAAGACAGTGCCTGGGCGCTTTTCCCGGTTCTTATATTTGTTATGATGGCTTTTGACGGCTCTATAGACAGATTTGAAGGGTTTCTGTTTTTGATTATGATGGGTGGTTATCTGCTTTTTTTATCAAAAGATGCAAAACTTCTTGCTGAGGAGATAGACGAATCTCTCGCTAAAGAGCCTTTTTCCTGGATAAAAACGTCGATTTTTCTTTTGATAGGCTTTGTTTTGGTTGTAAAAGGAGCCGATTATGCTGTAGAAAGTGCAAGCAATATCGCAAGAGATTTCGGTGTAAGCGAATGGATTATAGGGCTTCTTCTGATAGCCTTCGGAACAAGCTTGCCCGAACTCATTGTAAGCATCGTCGCGGCAATCAATAAAAAGGCGGATATGAGTATAGGAAATATCATTGGCAGCAACGCTGCCAATTTTACCGTAGTACTGGGTTCGGCTGCAATGGTAAACCCCTTGACAATCGATATTCAAAAATATCTGTTTGATATAACGGCTGCCCTTGTCCTTTCTGTAGTTCTTGTTTTTGTAACTGCAAACAGACTCTATAACAAATCGGCAGGCATTACGCTTCTTGTATTCCTTGCGCTCTTTATATATAACAGTATAAAAACCATGATGCTTTAG
- the ybeY gene encoding rRNA maturation RNase YbeY codes for MIEFDNRTDYQFDIKLIENIADSLTSKDIELILTDDEEIKKINKEFRGIDQPTDVLSFPLQDTPGAMLGVIVISLDHLLEAAQRYGHTPSEEFALLFIHALLHLLGMDHEKDSGEMRKKEEEIIEKFNLPKSLIVRNS; via the coding sequence ATGATCGAATTTGACAACAGAACAGATTATCAGTTCGATATCAAACTTATCGAAAATATCGCTGATTCTCTTACTTCAAAAGATATAGAGCTGATCTTAACCGATGATGAAGAGATAAAAAAAATAAATAAAGAGTTTAGAGGTATAGATCAGCCTACCGATGTACTGAGTTTTCCGCTACAAGATACTCCCGGTGCTATGCTCGGCGTAATCGTCATTTCACTTGATCATCTTTTGGAAGCGGCTCAAAGATATGGTCACACTCCATCAGAAGAGTTTGCACTGCTTTTCATTCATGCTCTTTTACATCTGTTAGGTATGGACCATGAAAAAGATAGTGGTGAAATGAGAAAAAAAGAAGAAGAGATTATCGAGAAATTCAATCTTCCCAAAAGCCTTATTGTGAGAAACAGTTAG
- a CDS encoding methyl-accepting chemotaxis protein: MSFLNNIKIKTKLAILVFLPICGMLFFSYLEITKDYETYKENSILSEQVKLSTKISALVHELQKERGRTAGFLSSRGEKFAEEILSQRKLTDKKIKDLKAYISKMDQKRLSGIKDKLKAALKLLDNIEKVRKKIDKFAIDTKNALDYYTKMNGLFLDSIGLISKLSHNDRISKELFAYTFFLLSKERAGIERAVLSSTFARDSFLPGFYEKLVVLITEQKAFLKAFYTTAPDSFIKYYMKVSQGKAEKEVERMEHIALSKFQEGKFGIDPSYWFDTITAKINNLKKVEDTISSELIKGIGYEVDKSKQELILLSSIVLIMTIIILVLGYIVAEKNINETIQKIEEELDYISRNKNLTRTIKLDRKDEMGQIAESINKLIESSNKVIQKAKSSAQENASIAAELSSTSMEIGKRAEEESEIVTHTTEKAVQMIGPLQNSVSRLDESKKVVTNAYEKLDVANANIMKLLNAVKKSSEEEKHIVEELNTVVESTDEAKDALKLIEDIANQTNLLALNAAIEAARAGEHGKGFAVVAEEVRNLAEKSRGYVDEINDTISKFIDNINMIAKKISTNAQNINKLADSASNVENDVNDVSAVMQNSVSLSSEAVGNMKEISKKIEEIIKDIEQINEISSSNTRSVEEIATATEHLYKQIEELNILLDEFKT; the protein is encoded by the coding sequence ATGAGTTTTTTGAACAATATAAAGATTAAAACAAAACTGGCAATTCTTGTTTTTTTGCCAATATGTGGAATGCTGTTCTTTTCTTATCTTGAAATTACAAAGGACTATGAAACATATAAAGAAAATTCCATTTTATCTGAACAGGTAAAGCTTTCGACAAAAATATCGGCTCTTGTGCATGAGCTTCAGAAAGAGAGAGGAAGAACAGCTGGTTTTCTTTCAAGCAGAGGAGAAAAGTTTGCTGAAGAGATACTCTCTCAAAGAAAATTGACAGATAAAAAGATAAAGGATTTAAAAGCATATATATCGAAAATGGATCAAAAAAGACTTAGCGGTATAAAGGATAAACTTAAAGCTGCTCTTAAACTTTTGGATAATATAGAAAAAGTGAGAAAAAAGATAGACAAGTTTGCTATAGATACGAAAAATGCTCTAGATTACTATACTAAAATGAACGGACTTTTTCTCGATAGTATCGGTCTTATATCAAAACTTAGCCATAATGACCGTATCAGCAAAGAGCTCTTTGCCTATACGTTTTTTCTTCTTTCAAAAGAGAGAGCAGGTATTGAGAGAGCGGTTCTGTCCAGTACTTTTGCAAGAGACTCTTTTTTGCCTGGTTTTTACGAAAAGCTGGTCGTTCTCATCACAGAGCAGAAGGCTTTTTTAAAAGCTTTTTACACAACCGCTCCGGATAGTTTTATAAAGTACTATATGAAAGTAAGCCAGGGAAAGGCAGAAAAAGAAGTAGAAAGAATGGAACATATTGCATTGTCGAAATTTCAGGAAGGAAAATTCGGCATAGATCCATCCTACTGGTTTGATACAATTACTGCCAAAATAAACAATCTAAAAAAAGTTGAAGATACCATTTCCAGTGAACTTATAAAAGGTATAGGATATGAAGTGGACAAATCAAAACAGGAGCTTATACTTCTATCTTCAATTGTTCTAATTATGACTATAATTATTCTTGTTCTGGGATATATTGTTGCAGAAAAAAACATTAACGAAACTATTCAAAAAATAGAAGAGGAGCTTGATTATATATCAAGAAATAAAAACTTGACCAGGACTATAAAACTAGACAGAAAAGATGAGATGGGACAGATAGCTGAATCGATAAATAAACTGATCGAATCTTCGAACAAAGTGATACAAAAAGCAAAAAGTTCTGCCCAGGAAAACGCTTCTATTGCTGCCGAGCTTAGCTCTACATCTATGGAAATAGGAAAAAGGGCTGAAGAGGAGTCAGAAATAGTAACTCATACAACGGAAAAAGCTGTACAGATGATAGGTCCTTTACAAAACTCTGTCAGCAGACTTGACGAATCTAAAAAGGTAGTAACAAATGCTTATGAAAAACTCGATGTCGCAAATGCAAATATTATGAAACTTTTGAATGCTGTGAAAAAAAGTTCCGAAGAGGAGAAGCATATTGTCGAAGAGCTTAATACTGTGGTTGAGAGTACGGATGAAGCGAAAGACGCTCTTAAACTCATAGAAGATATAGCAAATCAAACAAATCTTTTGGCTCTCAACGCCGCAATCGAAGCTGCAAGGGCCGGAGAGCACGGGAAAGGATTTGCCGTTGTTGCCGAAGAGGTGAGAAATCTTGCGGAAAAATCGAGAGGATATGTGGATGAAATAAACGATACCATCTCAAAATTTATTGACAATATAAATATGATTGCAAAAAAAATATCTACAAATGCCCAAAATATAAACAAACTTGCCGATTCTGCTTCAAACGTGGAAAATGATGTTAACGATGTCTCTGCTGTTATGCAAAACAGTGTATCATTGTCAAGTGAAGCGGTAGGAAATATGAAAGAAATCAGTAAAAAAATCGAAGAGATTATAAAAGATATAGAACAGATTAATGAAATATCATCATCTAATACCAGAAGTGTCGAAGAGATAGCTACAGCGACCGAACATCTCTACAAGCAGATAGAAGAACTTAACATTTTGCTTGATGAATTTAAAACGTGA
- a CDS encoding CheB methylesterase domain-containing protein gives MKIAVIGVSTGGPSQIERIVKEIKEARRGVIVICLHMQPEILKSFVKRLSNISQMPVYESAEALRLEKNSIIVCTADKDTLLKRDREKKILKLDKDSSSFYKPDINKFFLSVAENFTDYKNIMAILLTGIGEDGVEGLKVLKDRGAKTYAADEKSCIVYGMPKRAHEENACSEVLTLDEIIEKMKRFLNE, from the coding sequence ATGAAGATAGCTGTTATAGGGGTATCCACCGGAGGCCCTTCTCAGATAGAGAGAATTGTTAAAGAGATAAAAGAGGCAAGGAGGGGTGTAATTGTTATCTGCTTGCATATGCAGCCTGAGATTTTGAAAAGTTTTGTAAAAAGGCTGTCGAATATAAGCCAGATGCCCGTGTATGAGAGTGCGGAAGCGTTAAGACTCGAAAAAAACAGTATAATAGTCTGTACAGCTGATAAAGATACTCTTCTTAAAAGAGATAGGGAGAAAAAAATATTAAAACTTGATAAAGATAGCTCCTCATTTTATAAGCCGGATATCAATAAATTTTTTCTTTCTGTTGCGGAAAATTTTACAGATTATAAAAATATAATGGCTATACTTCTTACGGGAATAGGAGAAGACGGAGTAGAAGGACTCAAGGTACTAAAAGACAGAGGTGCAAAAACATATGCTGCGGATGAGAAAAGCTGTATCGTATACGGTATGCCAAAACGTGCACATGAAGAGAATGCTTGCAGTGAAGTTTTGACTCTGGATGAAATAATAGAAAAAATGAAAAGATTCTTAAATGAATAA